The Streptomyces sp. JB150 genomic interval CTGCGCAAGGTCAGGATCGCGCCGGACGGGACCGGTGAGACGACGTTCACGCTGACGCTGACCCCCGACATCCCCCCGCACGGCTACTACATGACGGCCTTCGCCGTACAGGACCTCGCCGTGTCCATCGCCCGCCGCAACTTCGGCATCCTCGCCGCCGCCGGGTGACCGGGGCGCCGCGGCCGCGCGGCGCCGACGCCGGTCCGGCGAGCCCCGCGGCAGGCGACCGCCGCGGCCGCGGGGCGAGCGGGCGGGCTCGAACTTTCCCTTTGCACAGGTCAAGACCGTTCGAACTGGAGGACGTGCTGGTGGCGCTACGACGTATGCGGGTGAGGAGGGCGTGGCCGTGCTGCGCGTGACGGTGGTCGGCGCGGCCGGCTACATCGGCGGGGAACTGCTGCGGCTGCTGCTGGGGCACCCCGAGGCCGAGGTGGTGGGCGCCGTGTCGTCCCGCTTCCCCGGCAAGCGGATCGACAGTGTCCATCCCCATCTGCGCTCCGTCACCGAGCTGGCGTTCTGCTCGGCCGACGAGGCCCCGGAGAGCGACGCGGTGTTCCTGGCACTGCCGCACCGGGTGGCGATGACCCAGATCGAGCGGTGGCGCTCGCGGGCCGCCGTCGTCCTCGACCTGACCGGCGACTTCCGGCTCCACGACACCGAGGTCTTCGAGCGCTACTACGGCGAGGAGCACCTGGCTCCCAAGCTGCTCGGCGACTTCGTCCCCGGCCTGCCGGAGCTGTACCGCGAGCGCCTGCGCACCGCCGACCTGATCAGCGTGCCGGGCTGCATGGCCACGGCCGCCGTGCTCGCCCTGCACCCCCTGGTGGCGCACGACCTGATCGACCCCGGGCGAGGCGCCCAGGTGGACGCGAGGACCGGCTCCAGCGGCTCGGGCGCGACGGCCGGCCCGGCCAACCTGCACGCCGAACGCAGCGGTGTCATGCGCGTCTTCGCGCCCACCCGGCACCGGCACGAGGCCGAGATCTCCCAGCACCTCGGCGTGGCGACCGCGATGACCGCCACCGGCGTCGAGGCGGTCCGCGGCGCCCAGACGCTCTGCCACGTCACCCCGCGCCCCGGGGTCGACGCCAAGGCCGTGCGCCGGGCCTTCCGCGAGTGCTACGCCGACGAGCCGTTCGTCCGGGTCGTCGCCCACCAGCGCGGCATCCACCGCTACCCCGACCCGAAGATCCTGCTGGGGTCGAACTTCTGCGACGTCGGCTTCGCCCTCGACGAGGACACCGGCCGGCTGAGCGCCATCGGTGCCCTGGACAACCTGGTCAAGGGCGGCGCCGGCAACGCCGTGCAGAGCCTCAACGTCCGCATGGGCCTGCCCGAGACCCTCGGTCTCACCTTCCCCGGCCTGCACCCGCTGTAGCCCCGGCCGAACCGGAGAGAAGCGTGCTCACCAAACCCCTGACCGTCGTCAAATGCGGTGGCAACCCCGCCGTCGACGCCGCGGGCATCTGCGCCGACATCGCCCGCCTGGTCCACGAGGGCCACTCCATCCTGCTCGTCCACGGCGGCTCCGGCGACATCGGCCGGCTGGCCGGCCGGCTCGACGTCCCGCAGCGCACCCTGGTCGCACCGGACGGCGTGGCCACCCGCTACACCGACCCGGACACCCTCGAAGTGGTCGTCCTCGCCCTGGCCGGCGCGGTCAAACCCCGGCTGGTGGCGGAACTCGCCCGCCACCACGTGCCCGCGGTCGGCCTCACCGGCATGGACGGCGGCATGCTGCGGGCCCGCCGCAAGGCCGCCGTCCGCGCCGTCGTCGACGGCCGCACCGTCCTGGTCCGCGACAACCACAGCGGCCGGATCACCACCGTCCACCCCGAACTCCCGCGCACCCTGCTCCGGGCCGGCCACGTACCGGTGGTCTCGCCCCCGGCCATCGACGAGCACGATCAGCCCGTCAACGTCGACGCCGACCGGGCCGCGGCGGCGCTCGCCGCCGCCCTCGGAGCCGACCAGCTGCTGCTGCTCACCGGCGCACCCGGCGTGCTCGCCGATCCCGCCGACCCCACCAGCGTGCGCGGCACCGTCCGGATCGCCCCCAGCGGCGCGCCCGACCCGTCCGCCACCGGTGGCATGGCGCTCAAGCTCATCGCCGCCCGTGAAGCACTGACCGGCGGCGTCACCACCGTGCGCATCGCCGACGGACGCACCCCGCACCCCGTCAGCCGCGCGCTCGCGGGGGCCGGCACCACCGTGCACGTCGCCGACGCGTCCGTGGCGCGCGGCGGTTCCCGCCGGGAGGAGGTCCGGGTATGAGCGACACCGACGACGGCCCGGCCCGCTGGCGGGGCGGCACGGTCTGGCTGACCGGACTGCCGAGCGCCGGCAAGACGACCATCGCCGCCGCACTCGCCGAGCGGCTCTCGGCCGAAGGGCACCGGGTGCAGGTGCTCGACGGTGACGAGGTCCGCGCCGCCCTCTCCCCGGACCTCGGCTTCTCCCGGGCCGACCGGGACACCAGCGTGCGGCGCATCGGGTTCCTCGCCCGGCTGCTCGCCGAGCACGGCGTGACCGTGCTGGCCCCCGTCATCGCCCCCTACGCGCACTCCCGCGCCGCGGTGCGCGACCAGCACACGGCGCACGGCGTCGGCTACCTGGAGGTGCACGTGGCGACCCCGGTGGAGGTTTGCGCCGGCCGGGACGTCAAGGGCCTGTACGCCAGGCAGGCGGCGGGCGAGATCAGCGGTCTGACCGGCGCCGACGACCCCTACGAAGCGCCGGCCGACCCCGATCTGCGCCTCCACACGCAGGACACCACGATCGACGAGTCGGTCCGGCAGGTGCGTGCGCTGCTCGCTGCACGGGGACTGTGAGAAGGAGACTGACATGACCGTTGTCGACACCGCCGGCGCGCTGCGCCCGCCGCGCTCGGCGCTGCCGGGCCACCTCGACGCGCTCGAGTCCGAAGCGGTGCACATCTTCCGCGAGGCCGCCGCCCAGTTCGAGCGCCCGGTGCTGCTGTTCTCCGGCGGCAAGGACTCGATCGTCATGCTGCACATCGCCGCCAAGGCCTTCTGGCCCGCGAGGATCCCCTTCGGCCTGCTGCACGTGGACACCGGGCACAACTTCCCCGAGGTCCTGGAGTTCCGCGACCGGGCCGTCGCCCGCGCCGGCGTCCGCCTGGACGTGGCACGGGTGCAGGACTACATCGACGACGGGCGGCTGCGCGAACGGCCGGACGGCACCCGCAATCCGCTGCAGACCGTGCCGCTGCTCGACGCCGTGCACACCCACCGCTTCGACGCCCTGTTCGGCGGCGGACGGCGCGACGAGGAGAAGGCGCGGGCGAAGGAACGCGTCTTCTCGCTGCGCGACGAGTTCGGGCAGTGGGACCCCCGGCGGCAACGCCCGGAGCTGTGGTCGCTGTACAACGGCCGGCACAGCCCGGGCGAGCACGTGCGGGTCTTCCCGCTGAGCAACTTCACCGAACTCGACGTGTGGCAGTACATCGAGCGCGAGCGCATCGAGCTGCCCTCGATCTACTTCGCCCACGATCGCGAGGTCTTCCGGCGCGGCGGCATGTGGCTCACCGCCGGCGACTGGGGCGGGCCCGCCGAGGGCGAGACGGTCCGCACCCGCCGGGTGCGCTACCGCACCGTCGGCGACATGTCCTGCACCGGCGCCGTCGAATCCACCGCCGTGACCCTGCAGGAGATCATCGCCGAGATCGCCGCCTCGACGCTGACCGAGCGCGGCGCGACCCGAGCCGACGACAAACTGTCCGAGGCGGCCATGGAAGACCGCAAGCGCGAGGGGTACTTCTAGATGCACACACCCACAGTGCCGCTCACGGCCCGGAACACCGCCGCCGCACAGCCCGGATCGCTGCTGCGGCTCGCCACGGCCGGCTCCGTCGACGACGGCAAGTCCACGCTCGTCGGCCGGCTGCTGCACGACACCAAACAGGTCTTCGCCGACCAGCTCGACGCCGTCGAGCGCGTCTCGCGCGAGCGCGGGCTGGACAGCGCGGACCTCGCGCTGCTGACCGACGGGCTGCGCGCCGAGCGCGAACAGGGCATCACCATCGATGTCGCCTACCGCTACTTCGCCACGCCCAGGCGCCGCTTCATCCTGGCCGACACGCCCGGACACGTGCAGTACACCCGCAACATGGTCACCGGCGCCTCGACCGCACAGGTCGCCGTCGTGCTGGTGGACGCGCGCCACGGCGTGGTCGAGCAGACCCGCCGGCACGCCGCCGTCGCCGCCCTGCTGAAGGTGCCGCACGTCGTCCTCGCCGTCAACAAGATGGACCTCGTCGGCTACGCCGAGGACCGCTTCGCCCGGATCGCCGACGAGTTCACGCGGTACGCCCGCGCGCTCGGCGTCACCGCCGTGACGGCGATCCCGGTCAGCGCCCTGCGCGGGGACAACATCGTGGACCCGTCCGGGCGGATGGACTGGCACACCGGCCCGACGCTGCTCGAACACCTGGAGACGGTCGACGCCGACCGCGACGCCTCCGCCGCCCCGGCGCGGATGCCGGTGCAGTACGTGCTGCGGCCGCAGACCGACGGGTTCCGCGACTACCGCGGCTACGCCGGCCAGATCACCTCCGGCGTGTTCCGTCCCGGCGACGACGTGCTCGTCCTGCCCTCGGGGAAGCGGACGACGATCGCCGGGATCGACCGGCTCGGCGAGCTCGACGTCGACGCCGCCCGCGCCGGCGCGTCGGTGACGCTCCGCCTGGCCGACGACGTGGACGTCGCGCGCGGCGACCTCATCGCCGCGGCCGGACAGGCCCCGCGGCTCACCCAGGACGTGTCCGCGACCGTCTGCCACGTCGCCGACCGGCCGCTGCGCGCCGGCGACCGGGTGCTGCTGCGCCACGGCACCGCCGTGGTCAAGGCGCAGGTCCGCTCGCTCGACTCGGTCCTCGACCTGGAGACCCTGCGCCGTCTGCCCGGCCCGGGGGCGCTGCGGGCCAACGACATCGGCCGCGTCACGCTGCGCACGGCCTCGCCGCTGCCGCTGGACGACTACGCCGACCACCGGCGCACCGGCTCGTTCCTGCTGGTCGACGAGGCCGACGGAGCCACGCTCACGGCCGGCATGGTCGCGGCGGACGGCTGAGCGCCACGGACGAAGCCCGGCCCCCACACGCGCGGTGTGGGGGCCGGGCTTTCAGACGTCGCCCGGGCGGCCGGTCACGGCCGGACGCGGTACTCGAGGGTGTCGAGGACCCGCGCCGCGTGCTCGCGCAGCCCGGCCACGGAGCCGGCGGTCATCGCGAAGGTGAAGAAGAAGTTCTCCATGTCCAGCCGGGTGACCCGGAACCCGTTGTTCAGCCGCACGTGGAGGACGCCGGGCAGGGCCAGCAGCTCCTCCTCGGTGGTGGTGATCTCGACCGTGCCGATCTCCTCGGCCTCCACGTCCATCCAGCCGATCATCGGCCGCTCGCGCAGGGCCGGCAGCTCCCGCGGCGCGTACTCGCCCAGCGCCATGGAGACGATGACCTCGAACACGTCGATGCCGTACAGCTCCTGGATCGACCGCGGGATCTCGCCGCCGCCGGCCCGGAGGTTGATCTCGACCAGCTCGGTCCGGCCGTCCGGCGAGCTGCGGCCCTCGAAGTGCAGCCAGAGCTGGTCGAGGCCGCGGTCGGCGCACAGCGTGTCGATCGCCTCGCACAGCACCCGCACGCCCTCGCGCACGTGGTCCTGCTGCGGCGGGTGGAACTCGAGTCCCGCGTCATGGTGCTTGACGTCGTCGTGGTCGGGCTTCTCGACCGCGAGCAGCGGATGGAAGCGGCCCCTGACCACGGGGCCGTCGACGGAGAACTCGGTGCCCGGCAGGAACTCCTCGGCGATCAGCTCCACACCGCCCGCCCCGGACTCCTCCAGGTGCTTCAGATGGGCGAGCAGCTCCTCCCGGTCGTCCACCCGCTTGACCAGGTAGGAGGCCGACGACTCCCGCGCGGGCTTGACGATGGCGGGGAAGAAGTCCACGGTCCGCGGGTCGCCGGTGAACTTGATGCGGGACAGGCCCAGGGCGCGCATGTGCTCGCGGACCAGGGTCTTGCTCGCCAGCACGGCGCGGCTGGTGCCGCCACCGGGGAGGTCGTAGTGCGTGGTGAGCGCGATGTTCCACTCGATCAGCTTCTCGATCATGCTGACGACGGCGATCGGCACGATGCCGCGCTCGTCGATCCGGGCGGTGAGGGTGTCGAGGTCCTCGCTGTCCCAGTCGAACACGATGTGGTCGTCGCAGAGGCCGGCGTTGGGGTCGTCGGGCAGGTTCGAGACCAGCACCGGCCGCAGGTCGCGGGCCCGGAGCTCCCCGACCGCGGCGGGCACGTTGCCGATGGCTATCCAGGAGAGGATGAGCACGGATTTCATGGCGCGGACCTCCGGAGGTTTTTGACGAGAGGGTGGGTGATGCGGGCAGTGTGTGATTACGCGCGGGCGTCAATGCTGGCACGGCGGCGGGCCGGACCGAATAAGCGAGATGACTAGCCGCGGGGGAGTCCCGTAAATGCCACGCACCCTGGTGGATAAACCTGCCGCAGACGTGCCGGGAGACATTGCGCGTATAGCGTCCGTCAGACGGCGCCGCCCGGCGTCTCCCTCCATCCGAAAGAACGCATTGCATGGTGCGTGCAGACCGAAGGACGGGCATGTCCGCAATAGAGCAACTGAACTTCGACCGACTGGCTCCCGCGGTCAGAAAGGAACTCCGGGAGCTCTGTCGGCTCGACAACCACCACGGCCCGCTGGCAATCCTCTTCGAGTACGCACTGATCGCCGCATCCGTAGCTCTCTGCGTCGCGGGATCGTACTGGTTCTATCCGGTGGCCCTGGTCGTCATCGGCTCCACCCAGCGCTTCCTCGCCCACTTCCTGCACGAGTCGTCCCACAAGGTGCTCGCCCGCAACAAGACGCTCAACCTGCTCGGCGGCACGGTGCTCTCCGGGTACCTGGTGTGGCACCTGCTCGGCCCCTACCGCAGCTCGCACGTCGGCAACCACCACCGCAACCTGGGTGACGCCGAGAACGACCCCGACTACAGCTTCCACATCGAGTGCGGGCTGTACGACACCGAGCGCTCCGACCGGTACTTCTTCTACAAGTACCTGGTGATGTCGGCGCTCGGTCTGCGTGCTTTCGGCTACATCCGGTACGTGGCCCGTGAGCGGCTCTTCTTCGACGCCTCCCAGGTCACCGTCTCGGTGCCGGTGAGCCTGCGGGTCGAGCGGGCCGTCCTGCTCGCCCAGTGGGCGGTCATCGCCGCGGTCTGCGCCTGGTTCGGGTGGCTGCCGGAGCTGGCCCTGTTCTGGTTCGTCCCGCTGTTCACCACCAACGCGGCCATCGGCTGGCTCGCCGAACTGGCCGAGCACTACCCGATGCCGGAGAGCGAGCGGCAGCCGGTGCTGCTGACCCGCAACCGCCACGGCCGGTTCCTGGAGCGGTTCCTGATTAGCCGTCACAACGACCGGTACCACCTGGTCCACCACCTGAACACCGGCATACCGCACTGGAACCTCGCCCGGGCCCACCGGGTCATGCTGCGGGACCCGGCCTACGCCGCGTGGGACGGCCTGTGGGCCGGCGCGTTCACCCGCCCCCGCTCGCGCAAGGGCAAGGAGACCGTCATCAGCTACGCCGCCAAGTACCGCCAGTGGCGCCGGGCCGGCGGCGATCCCGCCGGGTCGAACCCGACGTTCGCCCAGCTGATGATGCTCGCCGCCGACCCGTCCTGCGCGCCTGCCGCCCCGGGCCGGCCGTCCGGTACCCCGCTGACGAGCGTGCCGGGCTGACGCGGCCCCTGTCCGCTTCGGTGGTGACAACGGTGCCGGAAACGGCCGGGAACCGGAGTGGACGCCCGTCGACTGCGGCTCCCGGCCGCTTCGGCCACCGTGAGACGCGTACACGCGCGACGAGAAGCCGGCGCGACACCTCCCCGCGAGCAACACGCGCACGATCCGACCCCGACCCCGAGCGAGGCACAGGAGCGGAGAACATGACCAGACCACCGACCGTGGCCATCATCGGTGCCGGCCCACGGGGCACCTCACTTCTCGAACGTCTCGTCGCCAACGCCGCCACGTGCGCGCCGGACCGGACGATCACCGTCCACGTCATCGACCCCTGTCCGCCGGGGGGCGGTCGCATCTGGCGGTCCCGGCAGTCCCCGCTGCTCTGGATGAACACCACATCCGAGGACTGCACGATGTTCACCGACGAGACCGTCGCCTGCGAAGGCCCGGTCGTCTCCGGTCCCACGCTCGGCGAATGGGCCCGGGAGGTGGCCGCGGGCCGCCTGTCGTCGCCCCCGGGATTCCGGCTCGCCCCCTCCACACCGGCCGAGGCGAGGAGAATGCGGGACGGCTGGTTCACCACGCGCCGGACGCAGAGCGACTATCTGTCGTGGGTCTTCTGGCAGTCGGTGCGCAACGGCATGCCCCAGGTGCGGGTCGCGCCACACGAGGGCCGGGCCGTCGACGTGCGCGACCTTCCCTGCGGCCGGCAACGCGTCGTGCTGGCGGACGGCCTTCCCCCGGTGGACGCCGACGTCGTGCTGTTCGCCCACGGCAACGCCGATGTCGCGCCGGACGCGGAAGAGATGCGCCTGACGGAGTACGCGGCCGCCCACGGCCTGGGTTACCTGCCCTCGGGATCGAGCGCCGACCACGACTACGACCGCATACCCGCCGGCGAACCGGTGATCGTGCGCGGGCTCGGACTGTGCTTCATCGACACCGCCGTGCTGCTGACCTCCGGACGCGGCGGCACGTTCCGCCGTGACGACTCGGGCGAGCTGCGGTACGAGCCGTCCGGTGCGGAACCCGTCCTCTTCGTGGGCTCGCGGCGCGGCGTGCCGTACTGGTCGAAGACGCACTACAGCCTGACCGGACCGCCCCCGCGACCGTGCGGCCACCTCGACGCCGCGGCCCTGGCCGCCCTCGGCGACCGCCCCCTGGACTTCGCCATGGACATCTGGCCGCTGATCGTCCGCGAAGTCACCCACGCCGGCTACCGCGAGCTCGCCGCCTCGCACCCGGAACTGCTGAACATCGACGCCTCCGAGTTCCTGCACCGCCTCGACACCCTCGACTGGGAGGGACCGCAGCTCAAGGAGCTGGTCGATCAGGCGGTGCGGTACGACGAGGACCGCATCGACCTGGCGGAAACCGCCCACCCGCTGGCCGGCCGCCACTTCGCCGACCTGGACGCCCTGCAGCGCTGGATGACCGATCACCTCGCCGCGGGAGTGCGCCGCGGGCGCGATCCCCGCTACAGCGCGAGCCTCGCGATGCTGCACGGTCTCAGCTCCGCCTTCGCCGCACTCGTCGAACTCGTCGGCGAGCGAAGACTCACTCCCGCCTCCTGGAGACACGACCTGCCCCGATTCCTCGACCTGTGCCGCTTTCTCACCAGCGGACCGCCCGGACCGCGGCTGGAGGAACTGCTCGCCCTGACCCGCGCCGGCATCGTCAGGTTCCTCGGTGCGGAGATGACCGTCACCCCTCACGAGGGGCTGTTCCGGGCGCGCTCGTGCAATGTCAGCGCGTCGGTCACCGCCCGGTACCTCATCGAGGCCCGGCTCCCCGAGCGGACACTGCCCCGCGTGAGCGACCCGTCCCTGCGCAGTCTCCTGCGGCGCGACGAGATCAGGGAGGAGTTCTCCTCGGCCCCCGGCGGAGACCGGTATCCCACCGGTGTCATCGACACCGCGCATCTGATCGACACCGATTCCTCGCACCGCCTGAAGCGTGCCGACGGAACCCCCCACCCCCGTCGCTTCGGGGCGGGAATCCTGTTCGCGGGAAGTGTGCTGACCTCCGGCCGTTTTCCGTCCCCGCGGAGCAATGACGCGTTCTTCCGGCAGAACGACACGATCGCCCGCGCGGCACTCCGGGAACTGTGCCGGCGCGACACATCCGCTCCCGGCTCTCGTAATCGGCACGTGGACGAAGAAAACGAAAGTCCGGGCTAGGTTCGGGCCCCGGAGAATTACCGGACCGGGAATTCTCGCCGGATACCCCGACATGCACAGGAGAGAACCAGTGAGTGACTTCACGGGACTGGTCGCGCTCGTCACCGGCGGTGCGTCAGGAATCGGACTGGCCACCGCGAAGCTGCTGAGCGGCAGGGGAGCGACGGTCGCCGCGCTCGACCTGAAGCCGGAGGGACTTCCCGACGACATCTTCGGCGTCCAGGCCGACGTCACCGACGACGCCCAGGTGCAGGCCGCCGTCGAGACGGTGGTCGAGCGGTTCGGCAGGCTGGACGTCGTGGTCAACAACGCCGGCATCGGCGCCGTCGGGGACGTCACCGCGAACAGCGACGACGAGTGGGCGCGCGTACTGGACGTCAACGTGATCGGGATGGTCCGGGTCGCCCGGCACGCCGTCCCGCACCTGCGCCGCTCGCCCGCCGCGGCCATCGTCAACACCTGCTCGATCGTGGCCTGGGCCGGCGTGCAGCAGCGAGCGCTCTACTCGGCGAGCAAGGGCGCGGTCTACGCGCTCACCCTGGCCATGGCCGCGGACCACGTCCGCGAGGGCATCCGGGTCAACTGCGTCGCCCCCGGCTCCGCCGACACCCCGTGGATCGACCGCTCGCTGCGGCACACGGCCGACCCCGTGGCCGCCCGGGCCGCCCTCGACGCCTTCCAGCCGACCGGGCGCCTGGTGACCGCCGACGAGGTCGCGGGCGCGATCGCCTACCTGGCCAGCCCCCTGTCGTCCGCCTCGGTGGG includes:
- a CDS encoding GTP-binding protein, with protein sequence MHTPTVPLTARNTAAAQPGSLLRLATAGSVDDGKSTLVGRLLHDTKQVFADQLDAVERVSRERGLDSADLALLTDGLRAEREQGITIDVAYRYFATPRRRFILADTPGHVQYTRNMVTGASTAQVAVVLVDARHGVVEQTRRHAAVAALLKVPHVVLAVNKMDLVGYAEDRFARIADEFTRYARALGVTAVTAIPVSALRGDNIVDPSGRMDWHTGPTLLEHLETVDADRDASAAPARMPVQYVLRPQTDGFRDYRGYAGQITSGVFRPGDDVLVLPSGKRTTIAGIDRLGELDVDAARAGASVTLRLADDVDVARGDLIAAAGQAPRLTQDVSATVCHVADRPLRAGDRVLLRHGTAVVKAQVRSLDSVLDLETLRRLPGPGALRANDIGRVTLRTASPLPLDDYADHRRTGSFLLVDEADGATLTAGMVAADG
- a CDS encoding [LysW]-aminoadipate kinase encodes the protein MLTKPLTVVKCGGNPAVDAAGICADIARLVHEGHSILLVHGGSGDIGRLAGRLDVPQRTLVAPDGVATRYTDPDTLEVVVLALAGAVKPRLVAELARHHVPAVGLTGMDGGMLRARRKAAVRAVVDGRTVLVRDNHSGRITTVHPELPRTLLRAGHVPVVSPPAIDEHDQPVNVDADRAAAALAAALGADQLLLLTGAPGVLADPADPTSVRGTVRIAPSGAPDPSATGGMALKLIAAREALTGGVTTVRIADGRTPHPVSRALAGAGTTVHVADASVARGGSRREEVRV
- the cysC gene encoding adenylyl-sulfate kinase, producing MSDTDDGPARWRGGTVWLTGLPSAGKTTIAAALAERLSAEGHRVQVLDGDEVRAALSPDLGFSRADRDTSVRRIGFLARLLAEHGVTVLAPVIAPYAHSRAAVRDQHTAHGVGYLEVHVATPVEVCAGRDVKGLYARQAAGEISGLTGADDPYEAPADPDLRLHTQDTTIDESVRQVRALLAARGL
- a CDS encoding SDR family oxidoreductase, whose protein sequence is MSDFTGLVALVTGGASGIGLATAKLLSGRGATVAALDLKPEGLPDDIFGVQADVTDDAQVQAAVETVVERFGRLDVVVNNAGIGAVGDVTANSDDEWARVLDVNVIGMVRVARHAVPHLRRSPAAAIVNTCSIVAWAGVQQRALYSASKGAVYALTLAMAADHVREGIRVNCVAPGSADTPWIDRSLRHTADPVAARAALDAFQPTGRLVTADEVAGAIAYLASPLSSASVGTVLAVDNGMHGLRLRPPARD
- a CDS encoding fatty acid desaturase family protein, with protein sequence MSAIEQLNFDRLAPAVRKELRELCRLDNHHGPLAILFEYALIAASVALCVAGSYWFYPVALVVIGSTQRFLAHFLHESSHKVLARNKTLNLLGGTVLSGYLVWHLLGPYRSSHVGNHHRNLGDAENDPDYSFHIECGLYDTERSDRYFFYKYLVMSALGLRAFGYIRYVARERLFFDASQVTVSVPVSLRVERAVLLAQWAVIAAVCAWFGWLPELALFWFVPLFTTNAAIGWLAELAEHYPMPESERQPVLLTRNRHGRFLERFLISRHNDRYHLVHHLNTGIPHWNLARAHRVMLRDPAYAAWDGLWAGAFTRPRSRKGKETVISYAAKYRQWRRAGGDPAGSNPTFAQLMMLAADPSCAPAAPGRPSGTPLTSVPG
- the cysD gene encoding sulfate adenylyltransferase subunit CysD; its protein translation is MTVVDTAGALRPPRSALPGHLDALESEAVHIFREAAAQFERPVLLFSGGKDSIVMLHIAAKAFWPARIPFGLLHVDTGHNFPEVLEFRDRAVARAGVRLDVARVQDYIDDGRLRERPDGTRNPLQTVPLLDAVHTHRFDALFGGGRRDEEKARAKERVFSLRDEFGQWDPRRQRPELWSLYNGRHSPGEHVRVFPLSNFTELDVWQYIERERIELPSIYFAHDREVFRRGGMWLTAGDWGGPAEGETVRTRRVRYRTVGDMSCTGAVESTAVTLQEIIAEIAASTLTERGATRADDKLSEAAMEDRKREGYF
- a CDS encoding FAD/NAD(P)-binding protein, with product MTRPPTVAIIGAGPRGTSLLERLVANAATCAPDRTITVHVIDPCPPGGGRIWRSRQSPLLWMNTTSEDCTMFTDETVACEGPVVSGPTLGEWAREVAAGRLSSPPGFRLAPSTPAEARRMRDGWFTTRRTQSDYLSWVFWQSVRNGMPQVRVAPHEGRAVDVRDLPCGRQRVVLADGLPPVDADVVLFAHGNADVAPDAEEMRLTEYAAAHGLGYLPSGSSADHDYDRIPAGEPVIVRGLGLCFIDTAVLLTSGRGGTFRRDDSGELRYEPSGAEPVLFVGSRRGVPYWSKTHYSLTGPPPRPCGHLDAAALAALGDRPLDFAMDIWPLIVREVTHAGYRELAASHPELLNIDASEFLHRLDTLDWEGPQLKELVDQAVRYDEDRIDLAETAHPLAGRHFADLDALQRWMTDHLAAGVRRGRDPRYSASLAMLHGLSSAFAALVELVGERRLTPASWRHDLPRFLDLCRFLTSGPPGPRLEELLALTRAGIVRFLGAEMTVTPHEGLFRARSCNVSASVTARYLIEARLPERTLPRVSDPSLRSLLRRDEIREEFSSAPGGDRYPTGVIDTAHLIDTDSSHRLKRADGTPHPRRFGAGILFAGSVLTSGRFPSPRSNDAFFRQNDTIARAALRELCRRDTSAPGSRNRHVDEENESPG
- a CDS encoding ATP-grasp domain-containing protein, with translation MKSVLILSWIAIGNVPAAVGELRARDLRPVLVSNLPDDPNAGLCDDHIVFDWDSEDLDTLTARIDERGIVPIAVVSMIEKLIEWNIALTTHYDLPGGGTSRAVLASKTLVREHMRALGLSRIKFTGDPRTVDFFPAIVKPARESSASYLVKRVDDREELLAHLKHLEESGAGGVELIAEEFLPGTEFSVDGPVVRGRFHPLLAVEKPDHDDVKHHDAGLEFHPPQQDHVREGVRVLCEAIDTLCADRGLDQLWLHFEGRSSPDGRTELVEINLRAGGGEIPRSIQELYGIDVFEVIVSMALGEYAPRELPALRERPMIGWMDVEAEEIGTVEITTTEEELLALPGVLHVRLNNGFRVTRLDMENFFFTFAMTAGSVAGLREHAARVLDTLEYRVRP
- the argC gene encoding N-acetyl-gamma-glutamyl-phosphate reductase: MLRVTVVGAAGYIGGELLRLLLGHPEAEVVGAVSSRFPGKRIDSVHPHLRSVTELAFCSADEAPESDAVFLALPHRVAMTQIERWRSRAAVVLDLTGDFRLHDTEVFERYYGEEHLAPKLLGDFVPGLPELYRERLRTADLISVPGCMATAAVLALHPLVAHDLIDPGRGAQVDARTGSSGSGATAGPANLHAERSGVMRVFAPTRHRHEAEISQHLGVATAMTATGVEAVRGAQTLCHVTPRPGVDAKAVRRAFRECYADEPFVRVVAHQRGIHRYPDPKILLGSNFCDVGFALDEDTGRLSAIGALDNLVKGGAGNAVQSLNVRMGLPETLGLTFPGLHPL